The Puntigrus tetrazona isolate hp1 chromosome 19, ASM1883169v1, whole genome shotgun sequence genome has a segment encoding these proteins:
- the LOC122323573 gene encoding counting factor associated protein D-like isoform X2, whose product MWFLLAVVVLLVCAADATPVGGRTVPDFGKMYHVKGELSLPHSEITEPFEAWYDLEGNRSRIDYRNSTVRTFLFGNDLDNGAIYKITPVNSLTEIQAMKCFQLKGTKKNPIRPQAALPGLQGFEFEKMGYYEGVQCEVWIKVAQVGHKKNTYRLWVTRPEGSDSPATPHRFEMEGYNTLLESHNDKYTISYSDFSPQTESDIFIRPEEMTCREFPDPVEERQILANPIQDYVSTSPVSHAHRLFGPFKEKFERQYKSEKEHEERENYFVHTFRRVHSVNRAGLTYSLGINQFSDWSNAERMHYH is encoded by the exons ATGTGGTTTCTTCTAGCTGTGGTTGTGCTTCTGGTGTGTGCTGCAG ATGCCACACCAGTTGGTGGCAGAACAGTTCCTGACTTTGGAAAGATGTATCATGTCAAAG GTGAACTGTCTCTGCCTCATTCTGAGATAACAGAGCCGTTTGAAGCTTGGTACGACCTCGAGGGGAACAGGAGTCGAATCGACTATCGTAACA GTACAGTGCGCACATTTCTGTTCGGAAATGACTTGGATAATGGTGCTATTTACAAGATCACACCAGTCAACTCTCTAACCGAAATCCAAGCTATGAAGTGTTTCCAGCTTAAAGGTACCAAGAAGAATCCAATACGTCCACAGGCAGCGCTGCCTGGTCTGCAGGGATTTGAG TTTGAGAAGATGGGGTATTATGAAGGTGTTCAGTGTGAGGTCTGGATAAAGGTCGCTCAGGTTGGCCATAAGAAGAACACGTATCGTCTGTGGGTCACACGTCCAGAGGGAAGTGATTCCCCAGCGACACCACACCGCTTTGAGATGGAGGGCTACAACACTCTTTTGGAGTCCCACAATGACAAATACACTATTAGCTACAGTGACTTCAGCCCTCAAACTGAGTCTGACATTTTCATACGACCTGAAG AAATGACCTGTAGAGAGTTTCCTGATCCTGTAGAGGAGCGTCAAATATTGGCTAACCCCATTCAAGACTATGTGAGCACGTCCCCTGTTAGCCACGCCCACCGACTGTTCGGTCCCTTTAAGGAGAAGTTTGAGCGTCAGTATAAAAGTGAGAAGGAGCACGAGGAGCGTGAGAACTACTTTGTTCATACCTTTCG gcGTGTGCACTCTGTGAACAGAGCTGGTCTTACATACAGCCTTGGTATCAATCAGTTTTCTGATTGGTCAAACGCAGAAAGGATGCACTACCACTGA
- the LOC122323573 gene encoding uncharacterized protein LOC122323573 isoform X1, translated as MWFLLAGVVLLVCAADATPVGGRTVPDFGKMYHVKGELSLPHSEITEQFEAWYDLEGNRSRIDYRNSTVRTFLVGNDLDNGAIYKITPVLKVIKCFQLNGTSEDPVRAQAALPDLQGFEFEKMGYYEGVQCEVWIKVAQVGHKKNTYRLWVTRPEGSDSPATPHRFEMEGYNTLLESHNDKYTISYSDFSPQTESDIFIRPEEMTCREFPDPVEERQILANPIQDYVSTSPVSHAHRLFGPFKEKFARLYKSDKEHEERENYFIHTQRFVHSTNRAGLSFSVGINNFADWTKAEKAKLGGFIPRREKNDATPVGGRTVPDFGKMYHVKGELSLPHSEITEPFEAWYDLEGNRSRIDYRNSTVRTFLFGNDLDNGAIYKITPVNSLTEIQAMKCFQLKGTKKNPIRPQAALPGLQGFEFEKMGYYEGVQCEVWIKVAQVGHKKNTYRLWVTRPEGSDSPATPHRFEMEGYNTLLESHNDKYTISYSDFSPQTESDIFIRPEEMTCREFPDPVEERQILANPIQDYVSTSPVSHAHRLFGPFKEKFERQYKSEKEHEERENYFVHTFRRVHSVNRAGLTYSLGINQFSDWSNAERMHYH; from the exons ATGTGGTTTCTTCTAGCTGGGGTTGTGCTGCTGGTGTGTGCTGCAG atgCCACACCAGTTGGTGGCAGAACAGTTCCTGACTTTGGAAAGATGTATCATGTCAAAG GTGAACTGTCTCTGCCTCATTCTGAGATAACAGAGCAGTTTGAAGCTTGGTACGACCTCGAGGGGAACAGGAGTCGAATCGACTATCGTAACA GCACAGTGCGCACATTTCTGGTTGGAAACGACTTGGATAATGGTGCCATTTACAagatcacaccagtcctcaaaGTTATTAAGTGTTTCCAGCTTAATGGTACCAGTGAGGATCCAGTACGTGCACAGGCAGCGCTGCCTGATTTGCAGGGCTTTGAG TTTGAGAAGATGGGGTATTATGAAGGTGTTCAGTGTGAGGTCTGGATAAAGGTCGCTCAGGTTGGCCATAAGAAGAACACGTATCGTCTGTGGGTCACACGTCCAGAGGGAAGTGATTCCCCAGCGACCCCACACCGCTTTGAGATGGAGGGCTACAACACTCTTTTGGAGTCCCACAATGACAAATACACTATTAGCTACAGTGACTTCAGCCCTCAAACTGAGTCTGACATTTTCATACGACCTGAAG AAATGACCTGTAGAGAGTTTCCTGATCCTGTAGAGGAGCGTCAAATATTGGCCAACCCCATTCAAGACTATGTGAGCACGTCCCCTGTTAGCCACGCCCACCGACTGTTCGGTCCCTTTAAGGAGAAGTTCGCTCGTCTGTATAAAAGTGATAAGGAGCACGAGGAGCGTGAGAACtactttatacacacacagcg GTTTGTGCACTCTACAAATAGAGCTGGTCTTTCATTCAGCGTTGGCATCAATAACTTTGCTGACTGGACAAAGGCAGAGAAGGCCAAGTTGGGAGGATTTATTCCACGTCGGGAAAAGAATG ATGCCACACCAGTTGGTGGCAGAACAGTTCCTGACTTTGGAAAGATGTATCATGTCAAAG GTGAACTGTCTCTGCCTCATTCTGAGATAACAGAGCCGTTTGAAGCTTGGTACGACCTCGAGGGGAACAGGAGTCGAATCGACTATCGTAACA GTACAGTGCGCACATTTCTGTTCGGAAATGACTTGGATAATGGTGCTATTTACAAGATCACACCAGTCAACTCTCTAACCGAAATCCAAGCTATGAAGTGTTTCCAGCTTAAAGGTACCAAGAAGAATCCAATACGTCCACAGGCAGCGCTGCCTGGTCTGCAGGGATTTGAG TTTGAGAAGATGGGGTATTATGAAGGTGTTCAGTGTGAGGTCTGGATAAAGGTCGCTCAGGTTGGCCATAAGAAGAACACGTATCGTCTGTGGGTCACACGTCCAGAGGGAAGTGATTCCCCAGCGACACCACACCGCTTTGAGATGGAGGGCTACAACACTCTTTTGGAGTCCCACAATGACAAATACACTATTAGCTACAGTGACTTCAGCCCTCAAACTGAGTCTGACATTTTCATACGACCTGAAG AAATGACCTGTAGAGAGTTTCCTGATCCTGTAGAGGAGCGTCAAATATTGGCTAACCCCATTCAAGACTATGTGAGCACGTCCCCTGTTAGCCACGCCCACCGACTGTTCGGTCCCTTTAAGGAGAAGTTTGAGCGTCAGTATAAAAGTGAGAAGGAGCACGAGGAGCGTGAGAACTACTTTGTTCATACCTTTCG gcGTGTGCACTCTGTGAACAGAGCTGGTCTTACATACAGCCTTGGTATCAATCAGTTTTCTGATTGGTCAAACGCAGAAAGGATGCACTACCACTGA
- the LOC122324110 gene encoding cartilage-associated protein — protein MASSSRCLRLAFLLFSFSVCVLAQYEKYNFRSFPRHELMPLDSAYRHALDQYSEEKWPESVEFLEMSLRLYRLLRDSEAFCNLNCSTVRLDDETRFSDFPELQAFGNVMKRAQCLKRCKQGLPAFRQTLPSRETVEEFEKREPYKYLQFAYFKSDNLAKAVSAAYTFLLKHPDDEMMQRNMNYYKSLPGADEHMKDLETKSYETLFIRAVRAYNGDNFRTSVSDMELALRDFFKVYDECIAASEGSRQIKDFKDFYPSVADHYAEVLERKVRCESDLTPIVGGFVVEKFVATMYHYLQFAYYKLNDLKNAVPCVASYMLFDPSDEVMKNNVEYYRFHREKFGLADEDFFPRAEAVRYHNQTTLQLQMLEFAKQKLQSDDEGEVLEFLDEYLVAEDE, from the exons ATGGCCTCCTCGTCGCGCTGCCTCCGGCTCGCCTtccttttatttagtttttccgTTTGCGTTCTCGCGCAGTATGAGAAATACAACTTTCGCAGTTTCCCACGGCACGAGCTCATGCCCCTGGACTCGGCGTACCGACACGCTTTAGACCAGTACAGTGAGGAGAAGTGGCCCGAGAGCGTGGAGTTTCTGGAGATGAGTCTCCGGCTGTACCGGCTGCTCCGGGACAGCGAGGCCTTCTGTAACCTCAACTGCAGCACGGTGCGCCTCGACGACGAGACGCGCTTCAGCGACTTCCCCGAACTGCAGGCCTTCGGGAACGTGATGAAGCGAGCCCAGTGTCTGAAGCGATGCAAGCAGGGCTTACCTGCCTTCAGACAGACGCTCCCCAGCCGCGAAACCGTCGAGGAGTTTGAGAAACGAGAGCCCTACAAGTACCTGCAGTTTGCTTACTTCAAA AGTGATAATTTGGCCAAAGCTGTATCTGCAGCGTACACGTTCCTCTTGAAGCATCCCGATGATGAGATGATGCAGAGAAACATGAACTATTACAAGAGTTTACCTGGAGCTGATGAACATATGAAAGACCTGGAGACCAAGTCATATGAG acaCTGTTCATTCGGGCCGTCCGGGCGTACAATGGTGATAACTTcagaacatcagtgtcagatatGGAGCTGGCACTGAGAGATTTTTTCAAAGTGTATGATGAGTGCATCGCAGCGTCAGAGGGATCCAGGCAGATCAAAGACTTCAAAGACTTTTACCCATCCGTTGCAG ATCATTACGCAGAGGTTCTGGAGAGAAAAGTTCGCTGTGAGAGTGATCTCACGCCGATTGTAGGTGGATTTGTTGTTGAGAAATTTGTGGCAACCATGTACCACTACCTCCAGTTtgcttattataaat TGAATGATCTGAAGAACGCTGTACCGTGTGTGGCCAGCTACATGCTCTTTGACCCCAGTGATGAGGTGATGAAGAATAATGTCGAGTATTATCGGTTCCACAGAGAAAAATTTGGTCTGGCCGATGAGGATTTCTTCCCTAGAGCG GAAGCAGTACGGTACCACAATCAGACCACGCTACAGCTGCAGATGCTAGAGTTCGCCAAACAGAAGTTACAGTCAGATGATGAG gGTGAAGTCTTAGAGTTTCTTGATGAATATCTCGTTGCTGAGGATGAATAA
- the fkbp9 gene encoding peptidyl-prolyl cis-trans isomerase FKBP9, with protein sequence MIRLTVRMLLLAFLVTFVACNAPPVPLDDIAIEKTFTPERCDRTVKSGDFVRYHYIGMFPDGKKFDSSYDRSTTYNVFVGRKQLIAGMDKALVGMCVNERWMIKIPPQLAYGKNGYGDIIPPDSVLHFDVLMLDIWNSEDKVQIKTYHKPESCGRTVQVSDYVRYHYNGTLLDGTLFDSSHTRMRTYDTYVGIGWLIAGMDQGLLGMCVGEKRIITLPPFLGYGENGDGSDIPSQASLVFDVVLLDLHNPKDEISVEVQSLPDLCPRKSDVGDFMRYHYNGSLLDGTFFDSSYSRNRTYDTYIGKGYVIAGMDQGLLGVCVGEHRRIVIPPHLAYGEEGTGTKIPGSAVLVFDVHVIDFHNPSDTVEVTSVKPEKCTYIAKRGDFVKYHYNATLMDGTYIGSTHSYGKTYDVVLGTGQVVIGMEQGLTGMCVGEKRRLVIPPHLAYGERGVDGEVPGSAVLVFDVELVDLEEGLPEGYMFVWNSDVSPNLFSEMDKNKDAQVDTTEFSDYILLQVEEGKGRLAPGFDRQRIIENMYDNQDRNKDGRITEDEFKLKADEAATHDEL encoded by the exons ATGATACGGTTAACGGTTCGGATGCTTCTCCTGGCGTTCCTAGTGACATTCGTGGCGTGCAACGCGCCGCCGGTACCGTTAGATGACATCGCGATCGAGAAGACGTTCACTCCGGAGCGCTGCGACCGCACGGTCAAGTCTGGAGACTTCGTCCGCTATCATTACATCGGCATGTTCCCCGACGGGAAAAAGTTTGACTCTAG TTATGACCGTAGCACCACCTATAATGTGTTTGTTGGCCGGAAACAGTTGATTGCTGGGATGGACAAAGCTTTAGTGGGCATGTGCGTAAATGAACGATGGATGATCAAGATCCCTCCACAGCTTGCTTACGGAAAGAACGGTTATG GTGACATAATCCCCCCGGACTCCGTCCTTCACTTTGATGTGCTGATGTTGGACATTTGGAACTCAGAGGACAAGGTGCAGATAAAGACCTACCACAAGCCAGAGAGCTGTGGACGCACTGTACAAGTGTCTGATTACGTCCGTTACCACTACAATGGTACTCTGCTCGATGGCACGCTGTTTGACTCCAG TCATACACGTATGCGCACTTATGACACTTACGTGGGGATTGGCTGGCTCATTGCGGGAATGGACCAGGGCCTTTTGGGAATGTGCGTGGGTGAAAAACGCATAATCACTCTGCCACCTTTCCTTGGCTATGGAGAGAATGGAGATG GAAGTGACATCCCCAGTCAGGCTTCTCTGGTGTTTGATGTGGTTCTGCTGGACCTTCATAACCCCAAAGATGAAATCTCAGTAGAGGTGCAAAGCCTTCCAGATCTCTGTCCGCGCAAGAGCGATGTAGGAGACTTCATGCGTTACCATTATAACGGATCCCTGCTGGACGGCACATTCTTTGACTCCAG ttaCTCGAGGAATCGCACATATGACACTTACATCGGTAAAGGCTATGTGATCGCCGGCATGGACCAAGGACTTCTAGGAGTGTGTGTTGGAGAGCACAGGAGGATTGTTATCCCACCTCACCTGGCGTATGGAGAAGAGGGCACAG GAACGAAGATCCCTGGCTCAGCTGTGCTGGTGTTTGATGTCCACGTTATTGATTTCCACAACCCATCTGATACAGTTGAGGTCACCAGTGTGAAGCCGGAGAAATGCACCTACATTGCCAAACGCGGTGACTTTGTCAAATACCACTACAACGCCACTCTCATGGACGGCACTTACATCGGCTCCAC GCACTCCTATGGTAAGACGTATGATGTGGTTCTGGGGACTGGACAGGTGGTCATAGGCATGGAACAAGGCCTTACAGGAATGTGTGTCGGAGAGAAGCGCAGGCTAGTCATTCCACCTCACCTTGCCTACGGAGAGAGGGGAGTAG ATGGGGAGGTCCCTGGAAGTGCCGTGCTGGTGTTTGATGTTGAGTTGGTGGACCTGGAGGAAGGTCTTCCTGAAGGCTACATGTTTGTGTGGAACAGCGATGTCTCACCCAACCTATTCAGTGAGatggacaaaaacaaagacGCACAAGTGGACACTACTGAG TTTTCAGATTACATCCTCCTGCAGGTAGAAGAGGGCAAAGGTCGTCTGGCACCAGGTTTTGACCGGCAGCGCATCATAGAGAATATGTACGATAATCAGGACCGCAACAAGGATGGACGAATCACAGAGGACGAGTTTAAACTAAAGGCAGATGAAGCAGCCACTCATGACGAGTTATGA
- the sytl1 gene encoding synaptotagmin-like protein 1, giving the protein MEGEPCLDLCHLTEVEQTVILRVLQRDAELRNKEEGRIRKLQQSVSDPVRLRSLSGAWFNEERAKRYQKGGADVVNASIRRKRREKDIHLAAIFAEEKANSSQLHEQQKVDKSTERELQDNIIVGEDDNSQKEKERQEENGQSRIPVVAPEQQSRTKHITKKKAAQENCLKESVGEDNERTILPSTSPTLKIDSEGDMDSGSTELGYTRFGSVSSLTSHHMMNGSLMSLYSVGDFGDVVVSGRIQFSLQYDVKKEELHVHIIRCQDLASARKNRSDPYVKVYLLPDNTSRSKKKTAVRRKTLNPVYDETMKYKVRRLDLQARVLSMSVWHMERMRRNLFLGEVEVRLAQWDWSQSQPTWHNLQPRVKLSPDDIISRGTVLFSIKFVPPGSEGSGFPPTGELHIWLREIVGLLPTKRGAPNTYVKSVVLPDESGISGQQSRVVRGSVNPVFNHTMVYDGFQSSDLIQACAEITVWSPHPSSCLGGVRLSTGSGVSYGQAVCWMDSTEDEISVWSSVIQSPNSWVDTSLPIRTNLQLCSD; this is encoded by the exons ATGGAAGGGGAACCGTGCCTGGATCTGTGTCACCTGACTGAGGTGGAGCAGACTGTAATACTCCGAGTTCTGCAGAGAGATGCTGAGCTACGCAACAAAGAGGAAGGGAGAATACG gaaGCTGCAGCAGTCGGTGTCAGATCCTGTCCGTCTGCGCTCTCTCTCGGGCGCTTGGTTTAATGAAGAGCGTGCTAAGAGATATCAGAAAGGGGGAGCTGATGTTGTTAATGCCTCTATACGACGTAAGAGGCGAGAAAAAG atATACATCTTGCTGCAATATTTGCTGAAGAAAAAGCTAACTCTTCTCAACTGCATGAGCAGCAGAAGGTAGACAAAAGTACAGAAAGAGAATTGCAGGACAACATTATTGTAGGAGAGGATGACAACAGccagaaagagaaggaaagacaGGAAGAAAACGGGCAAAG TCGCATTCCTGTGGTTGCCCCTGAACAACAATCCAGGACCAAACACATCACAAAG aaaaaagcagcacaagAAAATTGTCTTAAAG AAAGTGTTGGAGAAGACAACGAGAGGACAATTTTGCCGAGTACATCACCGACTCTAAAG ATCGATTCAGAGGGGGACATGGACTCAGGCAGCACTGAACTAGGCTATACTAGGTTTGGGTCAGTTAGCAGCTTGACCTCCCATCATATG ATGAATGGCAGTTTGATGAGCCTGTACAGTGTGGGTGATTTCGGAGATGTTGTAGTATCAGGGAGGATCCAGTTCTCGTTGCAGTATGACGTCAAGAAAGAGGAGCTTCATGTGCACATAATACGCTGCCAAGATCTTGCGTCGGCCCGCAAAAATCGATCAGACCC ATATGTTAAAGTTTACCTTCTCCCTGACAACACATCCCGCAGtaagaaaaaaactgcagtGAGGAGGAAAACATTAAATCCGGTCTACGATGAAACCATGAAA TACAAAGTGCGGAGACTGGACCTCCAGGCTCGTGTGTTGAGTATGTCAGTCTGGCACATGGAGAGGATGAGGAGAAACCTCTTCCTGGGGGAGGTGGAAGTGAGGCTGGCTCAGTGGGACTGGAGCCAGAGCCAACCAACCTGGCACAACCTCCAGCCAAGA GTTAAGTTAAGTCCAGATGACATCATCAGCAGAGGAACTGTTCTCTTCTCGATTAAGTTTGTACCTCCAGGTTCAGAGG GAAGTGGTTTTCCACCGACTGGTGAGCTCCATATTTGGTTAAGGGAGATTGTTGGTCTACTTCCCACAAAACGTGGCGCACCCAATACATATGTAAAAAG TGTGGTATTACCAGATGAAAGTGGCATCAGTGGCCAGCAGTCTCGAGTAGTGCGAGGATCTGTCAACCCAGTGTTCAACCACACCATGGTTTATGACGGTTTTCAGTCTAGTGACCTTATTCAGGCCTGTGCAGAGATAACGGTCTGGAGTCCACATCCCTCCAGCTGTTTGGGTGGAGTACGACTCAGCACAGGCTCAG GTGTGAGTTACGGTCAGGCCGTCTGCTGGATGGACTCGACTGAAGATGAGATCAGCGTGTGGTCAAGTGTGATTCAGAGCCCCAACAGCTGGGTAGACACTAGTCTACCAATCAGAACCAACTTGCAGCTCTGTTCTGATTGA